A stretch of the Elephas maximus indicus isolate mEleMax1 chromosome 3, mEleMax1 primary haplotype, whole genome shotgun sequence genome encodes the following:
- the LMNB2 gene encoding lamin-B2, whose product MATPLSTRAGGGPATPLSPTRLSRLQEKEELRELNDRLAHYIDRVRALELENDRLLLKISEKEEVTTREVSGIKALYESELADARRVLDETARERARLQIEIGKLRAELEEANKSAKKREGELMVAQGRVKDLEALFHRSEAELAAALSDKRSLESDVAELRAQLAKAEDGHAVAKKQLEKETLMRVDLENRCQSLQEELDFRKNVFEEEVRETRRRHERQLVEVDSSRQQDYDFKMAQALEELRSQHDEQVRLYRLELEQTYQAKLENAKLSSDQNDKAASAAREELKEARVRVESLSYQLSSLQKQASAAEDRIRELEETIAGERDRFRKMLDAKEREMTEMRDMMQQQLAEYQELLDVKLALDVEISAYRKLLEGEEERLKLSPSPSSRVTISRATSSSSSSSMSTAGRPGRSKRKRLEVEEALGSGSSGIGTGGSSSSASSFQLAQQASATGSISIEDINLEGKFVQLKNNSNKDQSLGNWRIKRQVVEGDEIAYKFTPKYVLRAGQTVTVWAAGAGVAHSPPATLVWKSQNSWGTGTSFRTILVNADGEEVAIRTVTQSSVRETENGEEEEEEAEFGEEDLFHQQGDPRTTSRGCRVM is encoded by the exons ATGGCCACGCCGCTGTCCACCCGCGCGGGCGGCGGGCCCGCCACGCCGCTGTCGCCCACGCGCCTGTCGCGGCTGCAGGAGAAGGAGGAGCTGCGGGAGCTCAATGACCGCCTGGCGCACTACATCGACCGCGTCCGCGCGCTCGAGCTGGAGAACGACCGGCTGCTGCTCAAGATCTCGGAGAAGGAGGAGGTGACCACGCGCGAG GTGAGCGGCATCAAAGCGCTGTACGAGTCGGAGCTGGCGGACGCCCGCCGGGTCTTGGATGAGACAGCCCGGGAGCGCGCCCGGCTGCAGATTGAGATCGGGAAGCTGAGAGCTGAGCTGGAGGAGGCCAACAAGAG cgCCAAGAAGCGGGAGGGTGAGCTCATGGTGGCCCAGGGCCGGGTCAAGGACCTGGAGGCCCTGTTCCACCGCAGCGAGGCGGAGCTGGCCGCCGCCCTCAGTGACAAGCGCAGCCTTGAGAGCGATGTGGCCGAGCTGCGGGCCCAGTTAGCCAAG GCAGAGGATGGCCACGCTGTGGCCAAAAAGCAGCTGGAGAAGGAGACGCTAATGCGCGTGGACCTGGAGAACCGCTGCCAGAGCCTGCAGGAGGAGCTGGACTTCCGCAAGAACGTGTTTGAGGAG GAGGTGCGAGAGACGCGACGGCGGCATGAGCGCCAGCTGGTGGAGGTGGACAGCAGCCGGCAGCAGGATTATGACTTCAAGATGGCTCAGGCACTGGAGGAGCTGCGCAGCCAGCATGATGAGCAAGTGCGGCTCTACCGGCTGGAGCTGGAGCAGACCTACCAGGCCAAG CTGGAGAACGCCAAGCTGAGCTCTGACCAGAACGATAAGGCAGCCAGTGCGGCCCGCGAGGAGCTGAAGGAGGCCCGCGTGCGGGTTGAGTCCCTCAGCTACCAGCTCTCCAGCCTCCAGAAGCAG GCCAGTGCAGCTGAGGACCGGATCCGGGAGCTGGAGGAGACGATAGCCGGGGAGAGGGACAGGTTCCGGAAGATGCTAGATGCCAAGGAGCGGGAGATGACGGAGATGCGGGACATGATGCAGCAGCAGCTGGCCGAGTACCAGGAGCTGCTGGATGTGAAGCTGGCCCTGGACGTGGAGATCAGTGCCTACCGCAAGCTGCTGGAGGGCGAGGAGGAGAG GCTGAAGCTGTCCCCCAGCCCGTCCTCGCGGGTGACCATCTCCCGGGCCAcctccagcagcagcagcagcagcatgtcCACCGCGGGGCGCCCGGGCCGCAGCAAGCGGAAGCGGCTGGAGGTGGAGGAGGCGCTGGGCTCGGGCTCGAGCGGCATCGGCACTGGTGGCAGCTCCAGCAGTGCCAGCAGCTTCCAACTGGCGCAGCAGGCGTCGGCCACCGGCAGCATCAGCATCGAGGACATCAACCTGGAGGGCAAGTTCGTGCAGCTGAAGAACAACTCAAACAAG GACCAGTCTCTGGGTAACTGGAGGATCAAGAGGCAGGTGGTAGAAGGGGATGAAATCGCCTACAAGTTCACTCCCAAGTACGTTCTTCGGGCTGGACAGACGGTCACG GTGTGGGCCGCAGGGGCGGGGGTGGCACACAGTCCTCCTGCCACGCTCGTGTGGAAGAGCCAAAACAGCTGGGGCACAGGCACGAGCTTCCGGACCATCCTGGTCAATGCTGACGGAGAG GAGGTGGCGATAAGAACCGTGACGCAGTCCTCGGTGCGGGAGACCGAgaatggggaggaggaggaagaggaggccgAGTTCGGCGAGGAGGATCTTTTCCACCAACAG GGGGATCCGAGGACCACCTCTAGGGGCTGCCGCGTGATGTGA
- the TIMM13 gene encoding mitochondrial import inner membrane translocase subunit Tim13 isoform X2, with product MEGSFGSDFGSSGGGKLDPGLIMEQVKVQIAVANAQELLQRMTDKCFRKCIGKPGGSLDNSEQKCIAMCMDRYMDAWNTVSRAYNSRLQRERANM from the exons atggagggtagctTCGGCTCGGATTTCGGGAGCTCCGGGGGCGGGAAACTGGACCCGGGGCTCATCATGGAGCAGGTGAAGGTGCAGATTGCCGTGGCCAACGCGCAGGAGCTGCTGCAG AGGATGACTGACAAGTGCTTCCGGAAGTGCATCGGGAAGCCGGGGGGCTCCCTGGACAACTCTGAGCAG AAGTGCATCGCCATGTGCATGGACCGCTACATGGACGCTTGGAACACTGTGTCCCGCGCCTACAACTCGCGGCTGCAGCGGGAGCGAGCCAACATGTGA